AAAAGAAGAAACGATGCTTACCAGGCTTCAACGTCACTCGAAATGATTCACTGTCGTTCGGACCGCTCTTCTCTTGGTAACCGAAGTCCATGATGTCGACCAACACGCCGCGCTCGTCGTGAACCGTCATGCAACGATTAACCGCGTTGTCATCCGACTTCCGTTTTTCGTTGTCATCCTTGTCGCCTTCAACCGGGTCTTGTTCTTTCTCCGCACGACGCCGGATATTGGTGCCCGCCCGAACGTCGAACACATAGTCACCTTCAACCGGAACCTCGACCTCCATCCACAACATGCCATCGCTGCGAACGAACCACTCTCCAAATGACGCAAGCTTCGACTCACCGAGCGTATGCAGCGCTCGATCCGCAAACGTCTTCTTGACGGATGGCAACGTGGCCTGATCCACAATCACCGCCGAGGCAACTGACTCGCCCGCCTTCAAGTACTTTTCCATCAACATGGTCGACAGCGACAACACGTCGGCATTGTTGTCGAACCCGCCACCCACTTCGTCCGAAGGAAACTGGTCGGCCGGACGCAGATCCACGCCGAACAGATCGCGAATCGCGTTGTTGTATTCGGCTCGGTTCAAACGCCGCGCAGTCACACGTCCCGGTTGAGGGCGCAGGTCACAGGTCGCGTGATAGACCAAATCGTCCAATTGATCGGCCAGCTCACGGCGTTCTTCCAAAGTCGGCAAGGCGGCGTCCTCAGGTGGCATCGCACCAAACCGAATCATGCTGATCGAGTGAGTTGCCAACTCACTATTCTGGCGAATCTTTTCCGCCGTGCTCAACAGCGACAAATCCACTTCGGCTTCTTGATAGTCCGTGTTGTGACATTCGAGGCAGAACTCTTCCAGCTTCAGAAAGCCTGTCGTCTCCCAATCGGAAAGTCCGACCACGGAAGATGCGAGGCTTGTCGATTCCCCTGTTGTCGATTCGGCGGATGCCCGCTCGGCGGCCATTGTGGGTAGAAACCAAATCGTCACGACGCTCGCGAGCCAAAACAGCGCACGAGGCCATCGATTTCCCGGCAGGTTGCAATCTGATATCACAGGCAGGGCAACTGGTCGGCGGCAGGACCGGATTATTTCCAATCTCCCTGCCGGGCAACTCAATCGTTCTTATAGGTGGGAAGGTACTGGGTGGGACTGCGAGGTGGGGATGCATGATCGTCCAAAACGGAGCAGTCAGCATGGGAAGCAGCATGCTCAATTCTAGCAGAGTCAATCCGACGACCGAAGGCCTTTTGGCCCACGGAATTCGAAAACGGATCGCATTGGCAAAGGAATCGCGACTCTTACCACCTTAGGGTGAAGAACAGCCGCTTATTGCGTTTCCACGACACCCAAAACCGCACCCGTACCCGATCCGCCGCATCGACCGTGGAGTCATCCAAAACACCTAAACCCTACGCCAATCAACAGTTGGCACGCATGTATCGCGGACTGCCGAGGCAAAACTGGACGATTCCTGTCCCATCTCAGCCCCCTGCCTGAATAGCTGTTCCACACAGGAGACATCCCAGGAAGGCTGTTAAAACGTTCAGCCAAACGATCGCGAGCCGGAAGCGGCCAAATTTCCTCAGCCGTGGAAACACATCGTTTCGCCCTAACCGCTGGCAAAATGATTAGTCAGCATTCCAAGAAAGCCATGGAACGACGCGATCAAAGAAGTCCGCGCTTCCGGCAACATCAGCGATTGCCCCATTGCCTGGTTCAGTTTCAACACCACCTCTAGCACAAGACGTCAGCCAACTTCACCGAACTACCATCCATAAAACGAAAGACCAGAATACGCACACGCTCAATCGCTCAATCCGAGGAAGCGGGATAGGAATGGCACGCCTACAAGACTGCTCAAATAGACGGCATCCATCTTTAGAACTCCGGATTCACTTGACCATCAGCGGCACTATTGAGATCGAACCAGACCTGCAAATCAATTGAGTCGTTGATCAATTTCACCGCACCATCTGACAGAGCGACCTGCGTTCCGCCTGGGTGCAAACTGCGAGACTGAGCTTGCCAATTGAATCCGTCGCCCTGGGAACAACCCATGCGATGACGCGGCCCCAATTCCGCCGTCCAAAACGAAGTGCACCCTTCGATATCGTCGGACTCAGCTAACCGGTCATTAGGCCCGACACTGTCCGCAATCGAATTGGCGGCAACGATGCTGGCTCCACCAACACCCAACGCCCACGTGCCACGCAAATCCTGGCTCGTGAAACCAGACCGGACCTCCGCAAACATGATGGTCGCAGACAAACCGTCACGTAGATCTCGGAACCGAGCCCCGTAGTTGATCGACATGACGGGCGCCGCGTTCCCCTTCGTTTGCGCCGGTGCCCACCCCGCGTTCTGATACCAATACGGTGCCGGACTGCCGTCGTCGCTCTGGCTTCCGTTCCAGTTTTTGCCGCCAACGGACCATGTGTACCAAGCTGGACCCGCGTTCGCGGCGTAGTTCCCACGAGCCCACGTTCGACCGTCGTAACTGAACCCATCCGAATTGTTCGCGTCGCTCGGACATTGATACAAAGGCACGACCGTCTCGCCGAGCGTTCGCCACGATTGATCGCTTCCGCCCGACCGACGGTAGTTGTCTATTTCAACCGACGCCAGCAAACCGCTTTGCTCGACGAAAGGCAACAACAGCACCGCCCAACCCGGACCGATCTCCGGCTTAGTCGCGTCATGAGTCCCGCGATACAAACTTGCGTTGTGCAGATTTTTTGCTGGACCGGGATCGGCCACCTGCAAACCTTCAGGCAGCTTTCGAAAAGCACTCTCGTGATTATGCGCCGCCAGTACGATGTTGTGCATCTTGCTCTGGCAACTCATCCGCCTTGCGGCTTCTCGAGCCGATTGCACCGCTGGCAACAACAGCCCGACCATTACCCCAATGATCGCAATAACAACAAGCAACTCTATCAGCGTGAAGCCGCTTCGGATCGACACTATTGACCGGCCAGAATTTTTCGTCTGCATGAATGACTCCTACTTCCAAATGATCTGCTGGAAAGACGGACGGTTTTCCGGGTCACGCGTGTACGTGGCCTGAACGGCTGTGGGGAAGACACTTGGCGACTCGCCGAATAAGTCGTGACGCAAACCCGTGATGACGTAGTGATCCGGATCCCCCGTCAACGAGTGCGGAAACGCCTCTTCCAGGTAGATTTCAGATTCGGTAATCCAAATCAAACGAGTCGGTCCATCAGCGAATCCGACATGTGGTTTCTCTTCCGTAATGTCGTGGTAATTTGAACCCGAAAAGTAGTAAACCATCCCCAAGATATAGTTGTGTTTTGCGTTCCCATCGCGGGCGGAAAGATAGTTCCAACCGAATCCGTTACCGACCCAGGCATATTGCAGCGACTCGATCGAAGGCTGCTGGCTTGCGATTGACTTCGGCGGCGAATACCGATCACTGGGTCGCCATTCGTGATTGACATGGATCTGATCCCAACGTCCGAACCAACACCCATCAAACGAATCAAACACATCCGGTGAAAGGTCGTTGTCTCCGCGAACCTGAGCGATTAGCCGATCGCCTGAAACATCGAATGCTTGCACGTTTTGCCGAAGAGGACTGAGCGGTTCCTCACCGGGACGTGTCTGCTTTTGGAAGTCACTGACCAAGTCCGCAACCGCCCCAACCCCCGTTTCGTGAGTCGCGGTGGGTTTCAGCAATCGCTCTCGAAATACCTCGGCTTTGATGACGCCTCGAACAAGTTGCTCTTCAGCTGACCTCCACCGTTCGACTGCGGATGGGAACAGCAGCCCAGCGGAACCAAGCTCCACCGTTGGCTGTTCGGCCACAACAATCGAGAGAGCGCTCGTCACCCCAACAAACAGGTATGCAATTGAAAGTAAATGTCGCAACGAAAACACTCGGTCAAACCTTAAAGCGGGAGGAACTACAGGAGGACGCCCACTGAACGAATCATTCACTCGGACGTTGTTCTGAATGTAAAAACGCCTCAATGCGATGCAAATCGAGGCGATGCTAGGCGACACCGCCAAGCGACATGCCAACCAGAGAAACCGTCTGCCGTTGTGCGTGAGCGAATTCGAGCGATACAATGACCTGTATGAGCAAAGACGCCCCAATCGACGAAACGCATTGCGCGACCTACTTCAAAGCCCTCGCTGAGCCGTTGAGATTGCAAATCGTGCGAGCCTTGCAGGCAGGACCATTGAGCGTTTCCGACCTATCGATTCTTCTGGAACAGGAGGTCGGCACGGTGTCACATCATTTACGAATCCTCTTTCATGCGGATTTGGTGTCGACTGAACGTGAAGGCAAATTCATCTACTATTCGCTCCGCAGCGACATTCACAAAAAGCGTGGAAAGTCCAAAACCGGATCACTCGATTTCGGTTGCTGCAAGCTGGAGATCGGCCCCTCGTCGAAGTGATCGACGGGGTGTCATACGCGGCGAAGGCATTGACCGACATTCCTACGAACGTAAGAATGTCCGACTGTCAAACCAGCCCGCCACCCACATCCACCAGGTGCAGCGATGTCTCAAACGGTCGTCCACCCCAGTTCTACCGCGACACAAGCCGCGACCGATTTGCTGCTGCATTTAAGGCTGATCAACGCTTGCGAACAGCAACGCTGCTTAGATCTATTTGCGGAACACTTTCCGTTCTCTGCCGCCATGGCGTCGTGCGAATCACTGCACATTCACGTGAAGGTCGATGACACGTCCGATCTTCCCGCCGACCAATTGGACGCCGCAGGATGCAAGCTCGATTACGCGAAAGAGGGTTTCGTGAAGTATCACTTTCCCGGCGGCGTGAACCTGATTTTCTCCTCCATCGTCATCGCCCAAGACGAACTGGCTGAATCCTGCGAAAACCGCCGACAACGGCCCTTCGTTGACCACATCGGAATCGACCTGCGTGACGAGTCCGCGAGCACCAAAACGACGTTCCATCAGGTTCCCGCAATCGCGTCGCGCCTTGGTTGGGAAGAAGTCCCACAAGGTCAAGAAGGCACCGGCGTTCACTGTTGCCATGTCGAGGTGTCGGAAAAGCATTGGGTGTTCCCGTGCGGTGATGCCGCCCAACCACACATTCCAATGGAGTTTGCGTTTGGCAAACTGAAAGTCAACGATGTCGCCGGTGGCTGCGACATTCGTCCGATGTCGCCAAGTCGACTTGCGTCGATGGGTGATGCCGCCCCCACATGTGACCAATAACCCATCTTGGATTTTAAAGCATGAACGATCCCATCGAATTCATCATGATCGGCGGCTTTCTTGGTGCCGGAAAGACGACGCTGATTGCGAATCTTGCCAAACGATTCCAGGCCCAAGGCAAGCATGTGTGCGTGGTCACCAACGATCAAGCGGCTGGCTTGGTGGACACGGAACTGCTCAAGAGCCAAGGCCTGGAGGTCAACGAGGTGGCGGGCTCGTGCTTCTGTTGCAACTTCGATGGCCTAACCAACGCGATGGATGAATTCGAAACCCGTCGCCGGCCTGATGTCATCCTCGCTGAACCCGTCGGCAGTTGCACGGATCTGATTGCGACGATCGCCTTGCCAATGATGGAACGCCTGGGCGGCAAGTTCATCCACCGCCCCTACGCCGTCGTGCTGAAACCAAGTCACGGCAAGAAGATTCTATCGGGCGTCGGTGGCGGGTTCTCTGAAAAGGCCGAATACATCTTCCATAAGCAGCTGGAAGAATCCGAAATCATCCTGGTCAATCGAATTGACGAACTCTCCAGCGCCGACGTTCAGCAACTTGAATCGCAGTTGGCGGAACAGTATCCCGGTCGCCGCGTGATTTGTCTTTCGGCCAAGACCGGCGAAAACTTGGACGCCCTCTTTGAAGCTTTCCAGACCGAAGCCTCCGTCCGAGATACCACCATGGATGTCGACTACGACGTGTACGCCGACGGTGAAGCCGAACTGGGCTGGCTCAACGCGACTGTTGAGTTTGTTGCCGAAGACGCAAATGGAAATGGATTTTCACTCGATCAGTTGGCAACCGGGCTTGTCGAACAGCTGCGATTGAGTCTCGGCGAACGAGATGCGGAGACAGGGCACCTGAAGGTTCTTTGCAGCAGCGGTTCCGATGTCAGCGTCGCTAACTTGATCGACAGCGAATCCCCAACGATGTTGTCGGTGTCTAGCGAGGTGATGTCAAAGCAAGCCAAAGCAATCATCAATGCCCGAGTACGGATGGCCCCGGAAGAGCTGACCAAACAAGTCAACGCGGCCGTTTCCGCCGTCGCAGCAAAACTCGGCACAACCGCAAGCACGCAACAGCTGGACAGCTTCCGCCCGGGTCGCCCGACACCAACGCACCGCTCGTCCCTCTGAGCGGAACGACCGTTCGGCGGCACGACCTTTTCAGCAACACGAGCGTTTGAGCAACATGACAACGGGCACAAGCATCAATCGCCGCCGGCAACGATGGTCGACAATGATGATTGCCAACAACGATCGCGAATGATGGGATACTGGGCGGAGAATCCACTGCCCCAGTCGATCATGCCAAGCTGCCAAGCGAGCAGCAAACGCGAAGTCGGAACCTACAAACGCAATTGACGCGGAAGGAATCGGTTTCTCCGATCCCCTGCTGGGACGCATTTCAATCGGTTTTGTCACGATTCAAATGCACTTCGTCAAGAAAGAAGTTTTCCTGTCATTTCACGGCGGATCCGCGTGAAACTCGCAACGCAGTGTGTAGGGGGATGTACGACCAGCACACTCACTTTGCGGAGCACCAAAATGGCAAACCACCAAAATCGATTCGGCACGCCACTGGATCATCATGTACGAGCGACGCCTATCTCAGGCATCAGCAATTCCCGGATGATCTGTGTTGAACACGATCGTCAAGCGCGCAAAGCAACTGGTCCCATGAACGAGAACGCCGCGATGGGACGTGAAAGCCAGTTGCCGGTGAACCGTATCGCTGGCTATGAAATGAGCCCATGGCCAGCGAGCATCGAAGCGGTGGACTCGTGCTTCAGCCATGTCGACGATTTCCTGCTGGGACTCGATGACGAGTAAGAGTCCTTCGCGTCCTGACGGAACACCGACCTCACCGTAATTGGACCGAACAAATATTCGGTACTCAACTCCGCCTCTGGATACTCGTTCATTGGCTACGGCAACAACACCGGTGGCGATCCTCACCGCTACCGCTTCTCTGGCACGCACCGACTGAATTACGACCGCGAATGGGAAATCACCTGCCAATCGCGTCGAGCTTGCCAATCGTGTCGAGCTTGTAACGTGTTAGGCGATTCATGTTCACCACGCTGATGATGGAAGACGCGTGGGAACCACCGGTCATCTCCATGCGAGGGGGGGAAACCGAATGCAGCTTGCGGTTAGCTAGAAAGAAACGGAAGCGTGCGGCTTCGCTTCTTCAATTGCCGATTCCCGACAGCACGCAAATGGTGACTTGTCCACAATCGCGTGACGCGAAAACGTCTTCCTGACATGGACGTTTATATTTTGCGGGCATCGTAAGGGCGGCTATTGCTCGACAGGACGTGGTTGCGAACGACTACCGACCTTAGGCGTCGTCCGTCAGGCTTAAGCTGCCCAATTCACTTAATACGCTGCTGGATTTCATGTATAGATTAAGCTGTGTGTGAACACAAAAGTGCCCGTTAGTTTCGGGCCAGTTGCAAGTAAGGCGGCAATTCAAGAGGTAGTTTTTCGATGCAGTTGCGCTGTTGCCCCCGACGATTGCCCCACGTTTTGGGGATGATATCACTCTTTGCCTGGGGGCAAGTCTGCCTCACTGCTCTGCATTGCGACCAGACGGTCGCCTTCGGTGCGGAATTGAATACCGCCGATCTGGAACGAAGCAGTGATGAAGGACCAGCGTCCACACCCACTGCACCACGCATCCCCACGTTAAGCGAATTAAAAACGCTGGGGGCCGAGAGGTCCGCCTATCTCGAACCGCCCAAAGAGACTTTGGATCAGCCGGTACAGCGAGATAGTTTGGCGTTCGCGAATACCATCAAGCCAATCCTGAACGATGCATGTGTCGACTGTCATGGTCCCTACGGCGCCGAAGCCAACTTCGACATCACCGCGATTGATCCAGACCTAGTCGAAGGTGGCGACGCCGAATGGTGGGAAGAAGTTCTGGCCGCCCTGAACAACGGCGAGATGCCGCCACCCGATGAAGTGGAGATGGCGGATGAGGATCGTGCAACGGTCGTCGAATGGCTGAGCAATGAGATTCACTACGCGTCGAACGCACGCCGAGCACGCGACTCGAATTCATCGTTTCGCCGGCTTACGAAATACGAATACAACTACGCGTTACAAGACTTGCTGGGCGAGCCTTGGGACTTCGCCAAGGATCTGCCACCGGAGTCGGTTTCCGAGGATGGTTTCCAAAACAGTTCCGACTCACTGCACCTTTCCGTATCCCAGTTCGAAACCTATCGGCAACTGGCACGGCGAGCGCTAGATCGAGTGACGGTACGGGGCCCAAAGCCAGAACAAGTTCGCTGGCAACACAGCATGACGGATGCGGCCGCGATCGAGGAACAGATCTATCACGCGAAACTCAAGAGGCTCGAAAAGCGATTTAGAGACGATGCCGAAAAGCGTGAACAACAACTGGACAACGCGACGAGGCTCTACCGAAGTCCTGGTGACGGACCGTACTACCTGAATACGGTGACCGGCGAAAAGGCACGTGCCAAGTGGGAATACAACGGAGCCCTCTACGCGATCGAACCAGTCGACTCCGCTGAAACGACAAAAGAGGAAAAGGCTGAACCGGAAACAGCTAGACAAGAGACAGCTGAACCAGAAACTGCTAGACAAGAGACAGCCGAACAGGAAGTAGTTGCAGAGCAAGAATCTACTGACGTTGAGGCGGCAACCAGTGTCTCGGTACCCAAAGTCACGGCACCGACAGTCACGGCACCGACAGTCACGGCACCGACAGTCACAGCACCCCATGTCGCGGTACTTCCGACGGGGCGAAAGCCCTATCTAACGATCGAACTGGGGAACCAGGTTCCCGACGAAGGATTGATGCGTGTTCGCGTTCGTGCATCCCGGGGCCCGGACCAAGAACGAATCCCCAGCATGCAACTGGTGTTCGGTTGGCGTGCGACCAACGAAGGTCGAGCCGACGTGCGAGTCAGCAAACAAGACACTCAGGTGACCGCAACCGCGGGACAGCCGGACACGTACGAGTGGCTGATTCCTCTTGGCGAAATTGATCCTCGAAACGCGGAACGTAAGATATCGACGATGGGGCATTTCCCCAGTCCGTCGGAGTACATTCGTTTGGTCAATAGTTCCGTTCCGAAGGACGCCGACCACCCCGCCGATATCGTGATCGAGTCGGTCGAGGTCGACGCTCCCATCTACCAAGAGTGGCCGCCGCAATCACACACCCAGATTTTTCCGGGTGACCGTTTGAATGATGAACTGACACCGGAACAAGAAGTCGACTATGCCCGTGAAATCCTAACGAGCTTCATGCCGCGGGCATGGCGTTCACCAGTAGACTCAGCCGCAGTGGATAACAAACTCGCACTCTTCCAAGCGATGCGTGGTGGCAGCGAAGATTTCCAGGACGCGATGTTGGAAGTTCTGGCCACCGTACTGACTTCCCCGAAGTTCCTGTACTTCGCTCCTAAACCAGCAACGTCGCCAGCCGAGCAAGTCAGCGCAGCAACATCTGTCGAATCGTCGACGAGTGAAAAAAACCTGACGTCCGCCGGATCAACCAATCGGCTTCTATCCGGCACCGACCTCGCCACTCGACTTTCGCTGTTCTTGTGGTGCAGCGTGCCTGATGAACGACTGCTCGAGCTAGCCGCCGCTGGCACACTGCATCAACCAGCGGTTTTACGTGCCGAGGTGGCCCGAATGCTCGAAGATCCTCGCCACAAGCGTTTTGTCCAGCACTTCGTCGGCCAATGGCTGGACCTGCGAGCACTGTCGTACTTGGCCGTCGACAAGAGCTTCACCCAATTCGATTCCTCTTTAAAAGAGGCGATGCAACAGGAACCTCGCGCCTATTTCGAAGAGTTGCTTCAGACCAACGCAAGCGTCCTGGATGTGATCCATGCTGATTACGCGATGGTGAACGAGCGACTGGCAGTCCATTACGGAATCACGGGCGTGGAAGGCAATGAGTTCCGACGTGTATCACTCAACGACGAAGCTTCGCGGGGCGGCATCCTGACCCAAGCGGGATTGCTGGCAATGAACTCCGACGGCGAGCATTCGCATCCGCTCAAACGCGGCGTCTGGATCCTAAAATGCGTCCTGAACGATCCACCACCGCCACCGCCAGCAGCGGTTCCGGAGATCGATTTGGCGGACCCGGAGATTTTGAAGCTAACGCTGAAACAACGGATCGAAGACCATCGCAATCAACCGGCCTGCATGTCGTGCCACCAGAAAATTGACCCCTGGGGAATCGCCTTCGAGAACTACGACGCCATCGGTCAATGGCGAGACGAGATCAAAGGCATGCCGGTCGATGCCAGTTCGGCATTGTTTAACAACCAAGTCCTGGACGGTGTCGACGGGCTCAAACGCTACTTACTGGACAGTCGACAGGATCAATTTGTTCATGCGATGGTCGAGAAGCTCGCCATCTTCGCCCTCGGCCGACCGCTAGCGTTCAGCGACAGTGCGACCGTTGACGAGGTGACGCGTGCGGTTCGAAAAGACGGCGACGGACTCAAAACTCTAGTGCAAGCTCTCGTAACCAGCGACCTGTTCTTAGCACCGTAAACCAATCCCCGATGCAGAACCTGACTCCGATTCACCTCGAAGCTTCAAAACGCCTACTAGCAACTAGCAACTAGCAACTAGCAACTAGCAACTAGCAACTAGCAACTAGCCTCTCGCCTCTCGCCTCTCGCCTCTCGCCTCTCGCCTCTCGCCTCTCAAAACCTTCAGCGATCGCCCGCCCTTTCTAGGAACAAAACCATGACATTGAATCTGGACTCACTGGACCGCCGGCGTTTTCTGCGTGGAACCGGCGTCGCTCTTGCCCTACCTATCTTCGGTTCTGCATCGATCCTAAACGCCGCTTCGTCGACAACCGGCCTCGGAGCAGCGGCAAAACCCCAGGGCGAAGATGACTCCCCGCGGGATGTGAAACGCTTGGCCTGTTTCTACTTCCCCGACGGCGTCCCGATGCCGTTGGCCGAAGACCCCGCCTACCAAGATTGGTCTTGGTTCCCACACGGCAACGGCACTGACTTCACTTACACGAAGTGCATGGAAGTCTTTCAGCCATTGAGAGACCAGATCACGGTACTGTCAGGCTTTTCACATCCGGATGTGCGTCAGGTTCACGGTCACTCCAACGCCGACCAATTCTTGACCGCGGCTTCCACCGGATCCGACGGTCCATACAAAAACTCGATCTCCCTGGACCAAGTCTACGCAAACCACGTTGGCGATCAGACTCGGTTTTCGTCCTTGGTGCTGTCGACTGACGGAGGAACCGGAACGCCACGCGGCACGCACACGATGTCGTTCAACCGCACCGGGCGTGCGATCCCCGCCGAACACCGGCCCAAGCGTGTCTTCGACATGCTGTTTGTCAAACGCGATGCCGACGCCGCGCGACGTCTCGCGTTGAGCAAGAGCGTTCTGGACGACCTGCTTGGCGATGCCAAAAGCCTGCGTCGTGACTTGGCCAGCGATGACCGACTGCGACTGGACGAATACCTCGATTCGGTGCGTCAGGCCGAGCAGCACGTTGAAAAAGCCAAACGCTGGGTCAACACTCCGTTGCCAAACGTGGAAACCGGGGATCTCGATCTAGACGTTTCGCCGGAAGATCCACAGCGTTACGTCCAAACGATGTTTGAACTGATCTACCTGGCATTCCGCACCGATTCCACGCGAGTAGCGACCTACCAAATCGGCCGTGAAAATGCTTTCGGGATCAGTGATCGCTTAGCACGTGCGGTTGGCTTCAACTTAGCGCACGCTCTGTCGCACGAAACCAAGCAACCCGGTGGCTGGGAACGCTTTTCGACCTACTGCGGATTCCTGAACCGAGAGTTCTATCGGTTCGCGTCTCGCCTCCAAGACACCCCAGAACCCGCTGGCGAAGGCACTATGCTGGACAACACCTTGTTGCTTCTCGGCTCCGCATCCAGCGCGTTCCACCTATCGCAAAACTACCCAGTCATCCTGGCTGGCGGAAAATCGATGAGCTTCAAGCACGGACAATTTCTGAACTACGCCGGTTCCGGTGCAGTCGGCGGTTCCTGGGACGGCAAGCCCGAACCCTGGATGCGAGAACCGACCCGGGACGACCAGCCTCTGACGCAAGTATTCGTCACCATGCTGCAGCAACTGGGAATCGAAACCGAAAGCTTCGCCGGTCGCACCGGCGGCTTGTCGGACTTGGTCTAGCGACGGCAAAGTCGAATCCCAATATCCAGGTAGCCGCCTTGCGGCAGCCTCAACCGGACGTGGTTAGATTCGGCAAGACGACACAATGCCACAGACCGATCATCTTTAAATAGCGTGTCGTCCATCGATACTCACGCAATTGGTCGTGTTAGCGATGCATATTAGCGTCGCCCTCGCTTCGATTGCGTTTGACTGGCCGAGGCTTCTCACTCGTTGCGGAAAGCTCCACAAGTGAGCTCGAGTGCGGTAAACTTGAAACGCGTCCAGTATCCAGGCTGCCGCGACAAGTTCAACGCGTTCCACTTCTTGCTGCCAGGCAACGGCCTGCCTGTGCGAAGTCCGATACGC
The DNA window shown above is from Neorhodopirellula lusitana and carries:
- a CDS encoding GTP-binding protein, which codes for MNDPIEFIMIGGFLGAGKTTLIANLAKRFQAQGKHVCVVTNDQAAGLVDTELLKSQGLEVNEVAGSCFCCNFDGLTNAMDEFETRRRPDVILAEPVGSCTDLIATIALPMMERLGGKFIHRPYAVVLKPSHGKKILSGVGGGFSEKAEYIFHKQLEESEIILVNRIDELSSADVQQLESQLAEQYPGRRVICLSAKTGENLDALFEAFQTEASVRDTTMDVDYDVYADGEAELGWLNATVEFVAEDANGNGFSLDQLATGLVEQLRLSLGERDAETGHLKVLCSSGSDVSVANLIDSESPTMLSVSSEVMSKQAKAIINARVRMAPEELTKQVNAAVSAVAAKLGTTASTQQLDSFRPGRPTPTHRSSL
- a CDS encoding DUF1552 domain-containing protein, producing the protein MTLNLDSLDRRRFLRGTGVALALPIFGSASILNAASSTTGLGAAAKPQGEDDSPRDVKRLACFYFPDGVPMPLAEDPAYQDWSWFPHGNGTDFTYTKCMEVFQPLRDQITVLSGFSHPDVRQVHGHSNADQFLTAASTGSDGPYKNSISLDQVYANHVGDQTRFSSLVLSTDGGTGTPRGTHTMSFNRTGRAIPAEHRPKRVFDMLFVKRDADAARRLALSKSVLDDLLGDAKSLRRDLASDDRLRLDEYLDSVRQAEQHVEKAKRWVNTPLPNVETGDLDLDVSPEDPQRYVQTMFELIYLAFRTDSTRVATYQIGRENAFGISDRLARAVGFNLAHALSHETKQPGGWERFSTYCGFLNREFYRFASRLQDTPEPAGEGTMLDNTLLLLGSASSAFHLSQNYPVILAGGKSMSFKHGQFLNYAGSGAVGGSWDGKPEPWMREPTRDDQPLTQVFVTMLQQLGIETESFAGRTGGLSDLV
- a CDS encoding DUF1559 domain-containing protein, yielding MSIRSGFTLIELLVVIAIIGVMVGLLLPAVQSAREAARRMSCQSKMHNIVLAAHNHESAFRKLPEGLQVADPGPAKNLHNASLYRGTHDATKPEIGPGWAVLLLPFVEQSGLLASVEIDNYRRSGGSDQSWRTLGETVVPLYQCPSDANNSDGFSYDGRTWARGNYAANAGPAWYTWSVGGKNWNGSQSDDGSPAPYWYQNAGWAPAQTKGNAAPVMSINYGARFRDLRDGLSATIMFAEVRSGFTSQDLRGTWALGVGGASIVAANSIADSVGPNDRLAESDDIEGCTSFWTAELGPRHRMGCSQGDGFNWQAQSRSLHPGGTQVALSDGAVKLINDSIDLQVWFDLNSAADGQVNPEF
- a CDS encoding DUF1592 domain-containing protein; translation: MISLFAWGQVCLTALHCDQTVAFGAELNTADLERSSDEGPASTPTAPRIPTLSELKTLGAERSAYLEPPKETLDQPVQRDSLAFANTIKPILNDACVDCHGPYGAEANFDITAIDPDLVEGGDAEWWEEVLAALNNGEMPPPDEVEMADEDRATVVEWLSNEIHYASNARRARDSNSSFRRLTKYEYNYALQDLLGEPWDFAKDLPPESVSEDGFQNSSDSLHLSVSQFETYRQLARRALDRVTVRGPKPEQVRWQHSMTDAAAIEEQIYHAKLKRLEKRFRDDAEKREQQLDNATRLYRSPGDGPYYLNTVTGEKARAKWEYNGALYAIEPVDSAETTKEEKAEPETARQETAEPETARQETAEQEVVAEQESTDVEAATSVSVPKVTAPTVTAPTVTAPTVTAPHVAVLPTGRKPYLTIELGNQVPDEGLMRVRVRASRGPDQERIPSMQLVFGWRATNEGRADVRVSKQDTQVTATAGQPDTYEWLIPLGEIDPRNAERKISTMGHFPSPSEYIRLVNSSVPKDADHPADIVIESVEVDAPIYQEWPPQSHTQIFPGDRLNDELTPEQEVDYAREILTSFMPRAWRSPVDSAAVDNKLALFQAMRGGSEDFQDAMLEVLATVLTSPKFLYFAPKPATSPAEQVSAATSVESSTSEKNLTSAGSTNRLLSGTDLATRLSLFLWCSVPDERLLELAAAGTLHQPAVLRAEVARMLEDPRHKRFVQHFVGQWLDLRALSYLAVDKSFTQFDSSLKEAMQQEPRAYFEELLQTNASVLDVIHADYAMVNERLAVHYGITGVEGNEFRRVSLNDEASRGGILTQAGLLAMNSDGEHSHPLKRGVWILKCVLNDPPPPPPAAVPEIDLADPEILKLTLKQRIEDHRNQPACMSCHQKIDPWGIAFENYDAIGQWRDEIKGMPVDASSALFNNQVLDGVDGLKRYLLDSRQDQFVHAMVEKLAIFALGRPLAFSDSATVDEVTRAVRKDGDGLKTLVQALVTSDLFLAP
- a CDS encoding ArsR/SmtB family transcription factor, translating into MSKDAPIDETHCATYFKALAEPLRLQIVRALQAGPLSVSDLSILLEQEVGTVSHHLRILFHADLVSTEREGKFIYYSLRSDIHKKRGKSKTGSLDFGCCKLEIGPSSK